A part of Geoanaerobacter pelophilus genomic DNA contains:
- a CDS encoding polysaccharide deacetylase family protein: protein MSWRKLLQLNVLLLLALFAIPTSPLASTITGYQPVVINYLDSSGARQLAIRSFSKAGTPYYLVVDQDTLATKLAPATSVKPATAEATPFDDILAKKTAPPYSLQNFGLKHAIRPVSGMFLSVDLCPSKRPFEKGMFEALTAISRTSGRPTPVAICISGAWLSTHREELSWLKDQEQKGLLAITWVNHSLSHFYDPALLLERNFMLAAGTNQRMEILANEVAMLEAGITPSPFFRFPGLVSDERLAKLLRELSLIPLGADAWLAKGEAPRDGSIILVHGNGNEPPGIVKLMKLLQSSNSPHFLPLTAATTASRNNLLDKAATAGQR from the coding sequence ATGTCTTGGCGTAAGCTACTGCAGCTCAACGTCCTGTTGCTCTTGGCGCTATTTGCCATCCCTACCTCGCCGCTCGCCTCTACCATTACCGGTTACCAACCGGTTGTCATCAACTACCTGGACAGTAGCGGCGCCAGGCAGCTGGCGATCCGTTCTTTCAGCAAGGCAGGCACACCATATTATCTGGTGGTTGACCAGGACACCCTTGCAACCAAGCTAGCCCCGGCAACATCGGTCAAGCCGGCAACAGCAGAAGCAACACCCTTCGACGATATCCTGGCAAAAAAAACCGCTCCCCCCTACAGTCTGCAGAACTTCGGCCTGAAGCATGCCATCCGTCCGGTCTCCGGGATGTTCCTGAGCGTTGATCTCTGCCCGTCAAAGCGACCGTTCGAGAAAGGGATGTTCGAAGCGCTGACCGCAATATCGAGAACCAGCGGCCGGCCGACGCCGGTTGCCATCTGCATCTCCGGGGCATGGCTCTCTACTCACCGGGAAGAACTCTCCTGGCTGAAAGATCAGGAGCAAAAGGGGCTGCTGGCCATTACCTGGGTAAATCATTCCCTTTCACACTTCTACGACCCGGCGCTCTTGCTGGAGCGCAATTTCATGCTTGCCGCAGGGACCAACCAGCGGATGGAGATCCTGGCAAATGAAGTTGCCATGCTGGAAGCAGGGATCACCCCGTCCCCTTTTTTCCGTTTTCCCGGGCTGGTGAGCGATGAACGGCTGGCAAAGCTGCTGCGGGAACTGTCGCTGATTCCACTTGGCGCCGATGCCTGGCTTGCCAAGGGGGAAGCACCGCGGGACGGTAGCATCATCCTGGTTCACGGCAACGGCAACGAACCACCGGGGATCGTTAAATTGATGAAACTGCTGCAGAGCAGCAATTCCCCTCATTTTCTTCCACTAACTGCAGCAACAACAGCAAGCCGAAACAATTTGCTTGACAAAGCAGCCACGGCTGGACAAAGATAG
- a CDS encoding (2Fe-2S)-binding protein: MISLTVNGKKYQVDAAPDSKLLWVLREQLGLTGTKFGCGEGMCGACTVLVDGKARRSCVTPVSAVKGKKVVTIEGLPESHPLKLAWIAEQVPQCGYCQPGQIMQAAALLNEHPKPTESEIDSAMSGCLCRCGTYQRVKIAINRAAGKGKKP, encoded by the coding sequence ATGATTTCACTTACTGTTAATGGCAAGAAGTACCAGGTTGATGCTGCTCCTGACAGCAAGCTTTTGTGGGTGCTGCGGGAACAACTGGGGCTCACCGGGACCAAGTTTGGCTGCGGAGAGGGGATGTGCGGGGCGTGTACCGTGCTGGTGGACGGCAAGGCGCGCCGGTCGTGCGTGACCCCGGTCAGCGCGGTCAAGGGGAAGAAGGTCGTTACCATCGAGGGCTTGCCGGAAAGCCATCCGTTGAAGCTTGCCTGGATTGCCGAGCAGGTGCCGCAGTGCGGTTACTGTCAGCCCGGCCAGATAATGCAGGCCGCCGCGCTGCTCAACGAGCATCCAAAACCGACCGAAAGCGAGATCGACAGTGCCATGAGCGGCTGCCTCTGCCGGTGCGGTACCTATCAGCGGGTCAAGATCGCTATCAACCGTGCTGCCGGAAAGGGGAAGAAGCCATGA
- the def gene encoding peptide deformylase, translated as MIRTILTFPDPELKKKSLPVTVINDKTRELVRDMAETMYDAPGVGLAAPQIGVHQRIIVIDVAGKDEEPNLIVAINPVIVHADGESYEEEGCLSVPKYAANVRRHARVVIKALNLDGEEVTCKADGLLAIAFQHEIDHLDGILFVDHISPLKREIFKRKYRRTIEEMQEHNR; from the coding sequence ATGATACGAACAATACTTACCTTTCCTGACCCGGAACTGAAGAAGAAATCGCTTCCGGTCACAGTTATTAATGACAAGACACGGGAACTCGTCAGAGACATGGCAGAAACCATGTACGACGCCCCCGGCGTCGGTCTGGCAGCGCCACAGATCGGGGTACACCAGCGGATAATCGTCATTGACGTTGCCGGCAAAGACGAAGAACCAAACCTGATTGTTGCCATCAATCCGGTCATCGTGCATGCCGATGGCGAGTCCTATGAGGAAGAGGGCTGCCTCTCCGTACCCAAATACGCGGCAAACGTGCGGCGTCATGCCAGGGTGGTTATCAAAGCATTAAACCTGGACGGCGAAGAGGTGACCTGCAAGGCGGACGGGCTGCTGGCCATTGCCTTCCAACATGAAATCGACCACCTGGACGGGATCCTCTTTGTTGACCATATCTCGCCGCTCAAGCGTGAAATCTTCAAGCGCAAGTATCGCCGGACCATTGAAGAGATGCAGGAGCATAATCGATGA
- a CDS encoding xanthine dehydrogenase family protein molybdopterin-binding subunit — MSPKMSRREFLQHTLTGTGIAVAVTMTPLGFRVFSAADAAAGDFNPSVWLTIAPNETVTVLVAKSEMGQGVSTSLPMLVADELEANWESIKFVFAPADDKFRDPVWGTQATGGSTSIRHLYEPLRLAGAAAREMLIAAAAREWKVAADECVAANGLVRHKRKLKSLSFGQLTSLVAGIEPPAKPKLKSPQEFRLIGKAIPRLDVPEKVSGAAIFGLDVKVPGMLIAAVAHSPLIGASPASFNKGAALKIKGVRHVISLQKGVAVCADSFPAARKGVDSLKATWEGGDRTLDNASLYARFAKALNEPGIKAKEIGNTATAMSSAAKKLEATFSLPYLAHATMEPMNCTAHITASRCEVWAPTQNQTGVKALAEKISGLPADKVFVNTTYLGGGFGRRFETDVVEEALHLAKVTGKPVKVIWTREDDFRNDFYRPMNLSRVAASLDAQGKISGWEHKVVCPSIFARVFPDTMKFGVDQAAVEGVANLDYEVPNLDVNYVRIDTPVPVGFWRSVGSSHNAFVVETMMDELARLAGSDPVEFRLAHLGGNPNAYAVVKTASMKAGWGKPLAAGKGRGFAFHRSFDTNVAMVAEVEVDRKSGVIKVSRVVCAVDCGQVVNPDIVKSQIEGAVCFGLSAALNERVEIAKGGVVSGNFSNYDLLRMNEAPKIEVHLVKGQEKPGGIGEPGVPPIAPAVANAVFAATGVRFRELPLAPKTVLKALKKS, encoded by the coding sequence ATGAGCCCGAAAATGAGCCGACGTGAATTTCTTCAGCACACCCTTACCGGAACCGGTATTGCCGTGGCAGTAACCATGACCCCGCTCGGTTTCAGAGTGTTCTCGGCAGCAGACGCGGCAGCTGGTGATTTTAACCCATCCGTCTGGCTGACCATTGCGCCGAATGAAACTGTAACCGTTTTGGTTGCCAAGTCTGAGATGGGGCAGGGGGTTTCCACCTCGCTGCCGATGCTGGTGGCCGACGAACTGGAAGCCAACTGGGAAAGCATCAAATTTGTCTTTGCCCCGGCTGACGATAAGTTTCGCGATCCGGTCTGGGGCACCCAGGCCACCGGCGGCAGCACCAGCATCCGGCATCTCTATGAACCGCTGCGGCTTGCCGGTGCCGCAGCCCGCGAAATGCTGATCGCCGCCGCAGCCAGGGAATGGAAGGTTGCTGCAGACGAATGTGTTGCTGCCAACGGCCTGGTCCGCCACAAGCGGAAACTGAAAAGCCTGTCGTTCGGCCAGCTGACCTCTCTGGTTGCCGGGATAGAGCCGCCGGCAAAGCCAAAACTGAAATCGCCCCAGGAATTCCGGCTGATCGGCAAGGCAATTCCGCGGCTCGATGTCCCGGAAAAGGTTTCTGGTGCTGCGATCTTCGGCCTGGATGTGAAGGTTCCGGGGATGCTGATTGCCGCAGTTGCCCACTCACCGCTTATCGGTGCCAGTCCTGCTTCGTTCAATAAAGGCGCTGCCCTGAAAATCAAGGGGGTGCGTCATGTAATCAGTCTCCAGAAAGGGGTTGCCGTCTGCGCCGACAGTTTCCCGGCGGCAAGGAAAGGGGTTGATTCCCTTAAGGCAACGTGGGAAGGGGGCGACCGGACCCTCGATAATGCGTCTCTTTACGCCAGGTTTGCCAAGGCGCTGAACGAGCCGGGCATTAAGGCCAAGGAGATCGGAAATACGGCTACAGCGATGAGCTCCGCTGCCAAAAAGCTGGAGGCGACCTTCAGTCTCCCTTACCTGGCCCACGCCACCATGGAACCGATGAACTGTACCGCCCATATCACCGCCAGCAGGTGCGAGGTGTGGGCTCCCACCCAGAACCAGACCGGCGTCAAGGCTCTGGCCGAGAAGATCTCCGGTCTGCCTGCAGATAAGGTTTTTGTCAACACCACCTACCTGGGAGGTGGCTTTGGCAGGCGGTTTGAGACCGATGTCGTCGAAGAGGCGCTGCACCTTGCCAAGGTCACGGGTAAACCGGTCAAGGTGATCTGGACCAGGGAGGATGATTTCCGTAACGATTTTTACCGGCCAATGAACCTCTCCCGGGTCGCTGCGTCACTGGACGCCCAAGGTAAGATCTCCGGCTGGGAGCACAAAGTAGTTTGCCCTTCGATCTTTGCCCGGGTATTCCCGGACACCATGAAATTCGGCGTGGACCAGGCAGCCGTGGAAGGGGTTGCCAATCTCGACTATGAAGTGCCGAACCTCGACGTCAACTATGTCCGGATCGACACCCCGGTGCCGGTCGGTTTCTGGCGGTCGGTGGGGAGTTCGCACAACGCCTTTGTCGTGGAAACCATGATGGACGAACTGGCGCGCTTGGCTGGCAGCGACCCGGTTGAATTCCGGCTGGCCCACCTGGGCGGGAACCCCAACGCCTACGCTGTAGTCAAGACTGCTTCAATGAAGGCCGGGTGGGGCAAGCCGCTTGCCGCCGGTAAAGGGCGTGGTTTTGCCTTCCACCGCTCGTTTGACACCAATGTGGCCATGGTTGCCGAGGTTGAGGTGGATCGCAAGAGTGGCGTGATCAAGGTCAGCAGGGTGGTGTGCGCAGTGGATTGCGGCCAGGTAGTCAACCCCGACATCGTCAAGTCCCAGATCGAAGGGGCGGTCTGTTTCGGCCTTTCCGCGGCCCTCAATGAACGGGTCGAGATCGCCAAGGGTGGGGTTGTTTCCGGCAATTTCAGCAATTACGATCTGCTCAGGATGAATGAGGCGCCCAAGATCGAAGTCCACCTGGTAAAAGGGCAGGAAAAGCCGGGCGGAATCGGGGAGCCGGGAGTGCCGCCGATTGCCCCCGCGGTTGCCAATGCCGTTTTTGCTGCCACCGGTGTTCGCTTCAGGGAGTTGCCACTTGCCCCCAAGACGGTTCTCAAGGCATTGAAAAAGTCGTGA
- a CDS encoding FG-GAP-like repeat-containing protein produces the protein MKSLRVKFLVIFALFFSMQVTGTVKALASGMPVQFDGPFNYSGVSSASSIVSADFNGDGNYDLAVSGYSYIYILLGNSDGSFRTPVGYSVDSPYATVSSGDFNGDGKPDLAITNSSTNTVSILINNGYGSFSPKGDYYSGGDVPSYMTTGDFNGDGKVDLAVMNYGKTIQCLTPPCPQPTTVINVSVLLGNGNGTFQSAIPTSFVDRPSALDVADVNGDGRLDLAIAIGKTIYLLNGLGNGSFQSPVSIGSSASTIDELHVADLNKDGVQDIVSISGGDIASIRLGSGSGEFLEPFNHQIGKYLLIRDLDGDGILDITGVGNYDVKVSLGKGDGTFYPAERYVGTGRYSKIVAGDFDHNGRPDLAIANFGNNSVSVFLNKGSKMVTPSSASFYWVDLLTTSAPSYFTIANSIGTPLYVSSINVSGTDSAMFTVTTGGATPCQGGSFTLAQGESCTIQATFTPASYNNKYASLVIASDHPVTPTVSIPLTGFATPPPSSTITSPQTGFVTRDNYLIVNGTASPSSGGDPVTQIEVSSDGGTTWSVASGTTNWTGNILFHLPYDGVYNIKSRARAGTDVETPKSGITVTVDKTPPTGSLVFWYGEWSLNASSTTPGVFCPEVCPSVCGALDMSLDGGTTWQPATLHPGTSGPIFIRDKAGNFAYVPAGSYANSYGGPVQVARSTTLYYSLIQHAYDAALDGDLIKIASGSTENLVLARSTSLTIRGGYNSGFSAMTGTTPITGNMTLQAGSSLIENIELRGTISIEGGDATLSNVSIL, from the coding sequence ATGAAAAGCCTGAGGGTTAAATTCCTAGTTATTTTTGCGTTGTTCTTTTCTATGCAGGTTACAGGTACGGTAAAAGCCCTCGCATCAGGCATGCCGGTCCAGTTTGACGGCCCCTTTAATTACTCTGGTGTAAGCTCGGCATCTTCTATAGTATCTGCGGATTTCAACGGTGATGGGAATTATGATCTTGCAGTGTCTGGATACAGCTACATTTATATTCTTTTAGGGAATAGCGATGGCAGTTTTCGAACTCCCGTAGGCTACTCTGTTGATAGTCCCTATGCGACCGTTAGCTCCGGGGATTTCAACGGTGACGGTAAACCTGACTTGGCCATTACTAATTCAAGCACAAATACGGTCTCTATCCTGATAAACAATGGCTATGGATCATTTTCCCCTAAAGGTGACTATTATTCAGGGGGAGATGTCCCGTCATACATGACAACCGGCGACTTCAATGGCGATGGCAAAGTTGACCTGGCGGTTATGAATTATGGCAAGACTATTCAATGTTTAACCCCTCCTTGCCCTCAGCCAACAACCGTCATCAATGTCTCCGTGTTGCTTGGAAACGGTAATGGCACATTCCAATCGGCTATCCCGACATCGTTTGTAGATAGACCAAGCGCCCTTGACGTAGCCGATGTTAACGGCGATGGCAGGCTTGATCTCGCAATAGCTATTGGAAAAACAATTTACCTGCTGAATGGTCTCGGTAACGGATCATTCCAATCTCCGGTTTCAATCGGGTCTTCTGCTTCGACAATTGATGAGTTACATGTGGCTGATCTCAACAAGGACGGGGTCCAGGATATTGTCAGCATAAGCGGAGGCGATATCGCATCAATACGACTAGGAAGTGGTAGCGGGGAATTCCTGGAACCTTTTAATCATCAAATTGGGAAGTATCTGCTAATCCGTGATCTTGATGGTGATGGGATTCTCGATATAACCGGGGTAGGGAATTACGATGTCAAAGTTTCCCTTGGCAAGGGCGATGGCACTTTTTACCCCGCGGAAAGGTACGTTGGTACGGGAAGATACAGTAAAATAGTGGCTGGAGACTTTGATCATAATGGTCGTCCAGACTTGGCTATTGCAAATTTTGGGAACAATTCGGTTTCGGTATTCCTTAACAAAGGATCAAAGATGGTGACCCCATCTTCTGCCTCGTTCTATTGGGTGGATCTGCTCACCACATCCGCGCCGAGCTACTTTACCATAGCCAACTCGATCGGGACCCCTCTCTACGTTTCATCCATTAACGTCTCAGGCACCGATAGCGCCATGTTTACCGTGACAACCGGCGGGGCGACTCCCTGCCAGGGCGGCTCTTTCACTCTGGCACAGGGGGAGAGCTGCACAATCCAGGCGACTTTCACCCCGGCGAGTTACAACAACAAATACGCCTCACTGGTCATTGCATCGGATCACCCGGTTACCCCGACGGTTTCCATTCCACTCACCGGGTTCGCTACTCCCCCGCCGTCCTCCACCATAACAAGCCCCCAAACCGGATTTGTTACGCGGGATAATTATCTGATAGTAAACGGCACGGCATCGCCATCGTCAGGCGGCGACCCTGTCACCCAGATTGAAGTGTCCTCCGATGGCGGCACGACTTGGAGCGTTGCGTCAGGGACAACAAACTGGACCGGCAATATTTTATTCCACTTGCCTTATGATGGGGTATACAACATAAAAAGCCGCGCAAGGGCCGGCACAGATGTTGAGACCCCAAAAAGCGGGATAACTGTAACCGTTGACAAAACCCCGCCGACCGGAAGTCTGGTGTTCTGGTATGGAGAATGGAGTCTGAACGCATCCTCGACGACACCTGGAGTTTTCTGCCCTGAAGTGTGTCCGTCTGTTTGCGGAGCCTTGGATATGTCTCTCGATGGCGGCACAACATGGCAGCCGGCAACCCTTCATCCCGGGACTTCCGGACCAATTTTCATCCGCGACAAGGCCGGCAACTTCGCGTATGTTCCCGCCGGCAGTTATGCAAACTCTTATGGAGGGCCAGTACAGGTGGCCCGATCCACCACACTGTACTACAGCCTGATCCAGCATGCCTACGATGCAGCGCTCGATGGCGACCTCATCAAGATTGCATCCGGATCAACGGAAAACCTGGTCCTTGCTCGCAGCACAAGTCTGACCATCCGTGGCGGCTACAATAGCGGCTTTAGCGCGATGACAGGTACCACACCGATCACCGGCAATATGACTTTGCAAGCAGGTTCGAGCTTAATTGAAAACATTGAACTACGTGGGACGATATCAATAGAAGGTGGAGACGCAACTCTAAGCAACGTGTCGATCCTGTGA
- a CDS encoding DUF116 domain-containing protein, translating into MDTALPPRKRLFVALMGVTCLLIVGLIYLMWWIPTKGLANFHPDLPRIVGLTFAGLSLLAVLGTGLLVLTTALGKDIFFTRFMRLVVIKFLLPAIEMLGRAIGIHKDHIRQSFVAMNNSLVTSQKLLIPADRILILLPHCLQLFDCDIKVTGGIDKCARCGRCNIMGLAELGEKYKIDISVATGGTLARKVIVEKRPKLVVAVACERDLTSGIKDCYPLPVIGVLNERPKGPCIDTIVDVAKIDAAIASVIS; encoded by the coding sequence ATGGACACCGCCCTCCCACCAAGAAAGCGCCTGTTCGTTGCGCTCATGGGTGTAACCTGCCTTTTGATCGTCGGGCTGATCTACCTGATGTGGTGGATCCCTACCAAGGGGTTGGCAAACTTCCACCCTGACCTGCCGCGGATCGTCGGGCTGACCTTTGCCGGGCTCTCTCTACTTGCCGTACTTGGCACCGGGCTGCTGGTACTTACCACTGCGCTGGGCAAGGATATCTTCTTCACCCGGTTCATGCGCCTGGTGGTGATCAAATTTCTGCTGCCTGCCATCGAAATGCTGGGCAGGGCTATCGGCATCCACAAAGACCATATCCGCCAGTCATTCGTGGCGATGAACAACAGCCTGGTCACCTCGCAAAAACTGCTGATCCCGGCTGACCGGATCCTGATCCTCCTTCCCCACTGTCTGCAGCTGTTCGACTGCGACATCAAGGTGACCGGCGGCATCGACAAGTGCGCCCGCTGCGGCCGCTGCAACATCATGGGGCTGGCCGAGCTTGGCGAAAAGTATAAAATCGATATCTCGGTCGCCACCGGCGGCACCCTGGCACGCAAGGTGATCGTGGAAAAGCGCCCCAAACTGGTGGTTGCCGTGGCCTGCGAGCGCGACCTCACCTCAGGCATCAAGGACTGCTACCCGCTACCGGTCATCGGCGTACTCAACGAGCGCCCCAAAGGGCCCTGCATCGACACCATCGTTGATGTCGCAAAGATCGATGCGGCCATTGCATCAGTCATCTCCTGA
- the fmt gene encoding methionyl-tRNA formyltransferase: MTGLRIIFMGTPEFACPTLQALIDRGENLVAVVTQPDRPKGRGQQMQAPPVKELAQKHGIPVMQPIKVRVPEAVEEIRAYAPDLIVVVAFGQILPKALLDIPKYGCINVHASLLPKYRGAAPLNWCIINGETETGVTTMLMDVGLDTGDMLLKKTTPIDPDEDARSLHDRLSAIGAESLAETLDLLVAGRLVPEKQDDTLTCYAPMLKKELGCIDWNDAPLKIKNLVRGVTPWPGAYTYLDGKLLKVFRVRTADGSGAPGSVLRADKSGIEIACSGGSIFVDELQLEGKKRLPAAEFLAGCKLVDGMTLGSRGTAVEG, translated from the coding sequence ATGACCGGGCTGCGGATCATTTTCATGGGAACCCCGGAATTCGCCTGCCCCACCCTGCAGGCCCTTATCGATCGCGGCGAAAACCTGGTGGCCGTTGTTACTCAGCCGGACCGCCCCAAGGGACGCGGCCAGCAGATGCAGGCACCGCCGGTAAAAGAACTGGCCCAAAAACACGGCATCCCGGTCATGCAGCCTATTAAAGTCAGGGTTCCGGAGGCGGTGGAAGAAATCCGCGCCTATGCCCCGGACTTGATCGTGGTGGTGGCCTTCGGCCAGATCCTGCCTAAAGCGCTGCTGGATATTCCGAAATATGGTTGCATCAACGTCCATGCCTCGTTGCTCCCCAAATATAGGGGGGCAGCGCCACTAAACTGGTGCATCATCAACGGCGAGACCGAGACCGGCGTTACCACCATGCTGATGGATGTCGGGCTCGATACCGGCGACATGCTGCTGAAAAAGACAACTCCCATTGACCCGGACGAAGATGCCCGGTCGCTTCATGATCGGCTGTCGGCAATCGGCGCCGAGTCGCTGGCAGAAACACTTGATCTTCTGGTGGCCGGCAGGCTGGTCCCGGAAAAGCAGGACGACACCCTGACCTGTTATGCGCCGATGCTCAAGAAAGAGCTGGGATGTATTGACTGGAACGATGCGCCGCTAAAGATCAAAAACCTGGTGCGGGGCGTCACCCCGTGGCCGGGTGCATATACCTACCTCGACGGCAAACTGCTGAAGGTTTTCCGGGTCAGAACCGCCGATGGTTCAGGCGCACCCGGATCAGTCCTGCGGGCAGACAAGAGCGGCATAGAGATCGCCTGCTCAGGAGGCAGTATTTTCGTTGACGAACTGCAGCTTGAAGGGAAAAAGCGGCTCCCTGCTGCTGAATTTCTCGCAGGATGTAAACTTGTCGACGGCATGACACTTGGATCGAGAGGAACCGCAGTTGAAGGATAG
- a CDS encoding MBL fold metallo-hydrolase: MMKAVLIFLILGVCGTGLTGAAEAFEKDVVKTTAGDLEITFIGHGSLMFKFGNKVIHVDPYSKLADYAKLPKADLIFLTHEHQDHLDPVALQQLTTAKTTVVLTEKFAEKVPGGIIMRNGDTRDVGGIAVEAVPAYNIMHKRDTGQPFHPKGTGNGYVLTFADKRLYIAGDTENIPEMGLLKRIDIAFLPMNLPYTMTPEMVADAARSFKPKVLYPYHYGEADPARLVALLKGNPEIEVRIRRMK, translated from the coding sequence ATGATGAAAGCAGTGTTGATATTCCTGATCCTGGGCGTCTGCGGTACCGGTCTGACCGGCGCAGCCGAGGCATTTGAAAAAGATGTTGTAAAGACAACGGCGGGAGATCTGGAAATTACCTTCATCGGTCACGGTTCGCTTATGTTCAAGTTCGGCAACAAGGTCATCCATGTCGATCCTTATAGCAAACTGGCCGATTATGCAAAGCTGCCCAAAGCTGACCTGATCTTTCTTACTCACGAACATCAGGACCATCTCGACCCGGTGGCTCTACAGCAGCTGACTACCGCAAAAACAACGGTGGTGCTCACTGAAAAATTCGCTGAAAAGGTGCCGGGCGGCATTATCATGAGGAATGGCGACACCAGGGATGTTGGGGGGATTGCCGTCGAGGCCGTGCCGGCCTATAACATCATGCACAAGCGGGACACCGGCCAGCCGTTTCACCCCAAGGGGACCGGCAACGGGTACGTGCTGACATTTGCCGACAAGCGGCTTTATATTGCCGGAGACACGGAGAATATTCCGGAGATGGGTCTGCTGAAACGCATCGACATTGCCTTCCTGCCGATGAATCTGCCCTATACCATGACCCCGGAAATGGTCGCGGATGCGGCCAGATCCTTCAAGCCGAAAGTGCTCTATCCCTACCATTACGGGGAGGCGGACCCGGCCCGGCTTGTCGCCTTGCTCAAGGGAAATCCCGAGATTGAGGTGCGGATCCGCCGGATGAAGTGA
- a CDS encoding TetR/AcrR family transcriptional regulator, producing MMENEASAVQVNPAVRERLLAEGLRLFTSKGYAGTTVREIVEAAGVTKPVLYYYFNSKEGLYLSLMESSYAVFAERMNDLVAKSGTARERMEHLCLGIYDGFVEFIDVAQLIYALYFGPPQGAPHFEHDKAFDWILAAVKSVVVDGMASGEFRSGDPSDMTWAIVGCLNVSMEEQLCRSNPRIDRNGAKRILDLVIDGISQGVAHE from the coding sequence ATGATGGAAAACGAAGCTTCAGCGGTTCAGGTGAACCCGGCGGTTCGCGAGCGCTTGCTTGCCGAAGGGCTCAGGCTGTTTACCTCCAAGGGATATGCAGGCACTACGGTCAGGGAGATAGTCGAGGCGGCAGGGGTGACCAAGCCGGTCCTTTACTACTATTTCAATAGCAAGGAAGGGCTTTACTTGTCTCTGATGGAGAGTTCCTATGCAGTCTTCGCCGAAAGGATGAATGATCTGGTCGCCAAGAGCGGTACTGCGCGGGAGCGGATGGAGCATCTCTGTCTCGGTATTTACGACGGTTTCGTGGAGTTTATTGATGTTGCCCAGCTTATTTATGCCTTATATTTCGGGCCACCACAGGGGGCGCCTCATTTTGAGCATGATAAGGCTTTTGACTGGATACTGGCTGCTGTCAAAAGCGTTGTTGTTGACGGCATGGCGAGTGGCGAGTTTCGCTCCGGCGACCCGTCCGACATGACTTGGGCGATCGTCGGCTGCTTGAATGTCTCTATGGAAGAACAACTGTGTCGGTCAAATCCCAGGATTGACCGGAATGGAGCCAAAAGAATACTTGATCTTGTCATTGACGGGATCTCGCAGGGAGTTGCCCATGAATAG
- the aroF gene encoding 3-deoxy-7-phosphoheptulonate synthase, translating to MIVVMKAGAAKKDKDEVLKRIKELGYKPHVIHGTTRDVIGAIGDERGKLVLQQLESMHGVESVVPILQPYKLASSEVKKERSVIRISDTVAIGGPEVIIMAGPCSVESEEQIIESAKAVKAAGAHILRGGAFKPRTSPYSFQGLEEEGLKLLAKARDLTGLPFVTEVINPETVELVAEYSDILQIGARNSQNFALLKKVGQINKPILLKRGMAMTIQEFLMSAEYIMAEGNQSVILCERGIRTFETATRNTLDLSAIPVLKTKTHLPVVADPSHGTGNYHYVGPMSLAAIAGGADGLIIEVHPDPERASSDGPQSLKPKKFARLMEQMRKVAEAVERSL from the coding sequence ATGATCGTGGTAATGAAGGCAGGCGCAGCAAAAAAGGACAAGGACGAGGTATTGAAGAGGATCAAGGAACTGGGGTACAAGCCGCATGTCATCCATGGCACGACGCGCGACGTTATCGGCGCCATCGGCGATGAGCGGGGCAAGTTGGTGCTGCAGCAGCTGGAATCGATGCATGGCGTAGAGAGTGTGGTGCCGATTCTCCAGCCGTACAAGCTTGCTTCCAGCGAAGTAAAGAAAGAGCGGAGCGTCATCAGGATCAGCGACACCGTTGCCATCGGCGGCCCGGAAGTAATCATCATGGCCGGCCCCTGTTCGGTAGAGAGCGAGGAGCAGATCATTGAGAGCGCCAAGGCCGTAAAGGCCGCCGGCGCCCATATCCTCCGCGGCGGCGCCTTCAAGCCCCGGACATCGCCCTATTCTTTCCAGGGTCTTGAGGAAGAAGGTTTGAAGCTGCTGGCAAAGGCACGAGACCTGACCGGACTCCCTTTTGTCACGGAAGTGATCAATCCGGAAACCGTCGAACTGGTAGCTGAATACTCGGATATTCTGCAGATCGGCGCCCGTAACTCCCAGAACTTCGCCCTGCTCAAAAAGGTCGGCCAGATCAACAAGCCGATCCTCCTCAAGCGTGGCATGGCCATGACCATCCAGGAATTCCTGATGAGCGCCGAGTACATCATGGCTGAAGGGAACCAGTCCGTTATCCTCTGCGAGCGCGGCATCCGCACCTTTGAAACCGCCACCCGCAACACCCTTGACCTGTCCGCCATCCCGGTGCTGAAGACCAAGACCCACCTGCCGGTTGTAGCTGACCCGTCCCACGGCACCGGCAACTACCACTATGTCGGGCCGATGTCGCTGGCAGCAATTGCCGGAGGTGCCGACGGTCTGATCATCGAGGTCCATCCCGACCCGGAACGCGCCTCATCCGACGGCCCGCAGTCGCTGAAACCCAAGAAGTTCGCCCGGTTGATGGAGCAGATGAGGAAAGTGGCCGAGGCAGTAGAGAGATCCCTATAA